The Pieris rapae chromosome 16, ilPieRapa1.1, whole genome shotgun sequence genome includes a region encoding these proteins:
- the LOC110999104 gene encoding uncharacterized protein LOC110999104 isoform X1, with the protein MSNIEETEIGSSEVNGNVVNENKRTEWVKFDDEDKDPATGNGIAVNSQPGPSANIGVPAVLNTESVQVNLERNDKNLETVSPHKKNVEVINIHQGFSNGDIIVTLLPVNTNLPWITPAQFRPELVPEELMAQGLTLTVEEYVHAMELLVNDARFTLYNICYKRVLVCWITIAFIVLLSLLFSGLTGLTLFSLGVVWLILNALAIFVCMWIKLRLSKGLERCLASVNKLLIKHKLILALDDRGKLSCHKVHLCFLYFDSEPCISHIQQFIASEEGKTIIQGWEQKLDVQATDIVIRGSQTTRLSRKQDMGEQVYLRYLQRWGKDFLRRRLDWTLDEEGGNPTAPRHLSRALCPCQYVEEILRNKEPKDTRACCVSCNNWLRRRGLD; encoded by the exons ATGAGTAATATAGAAGAAACAGAAATTGGTTCTTCAGAAGTTAATGGAAATGTAgtcaatgaaaataaaagaacgGAATGGGTAAAGTTTGATGATGAAGATAAAGACCCAGCTACCGGTAATGGTATAGCAGTTAATTCACAACCAGGACCATCTGCGAATATAGGAGTGCCTGCGGTATTAAACACGGAATCTGTTCAAGTGAATTTAGAGcgaaatgataaaaatttagaGACAGTAAGCCCTCATAAGAAAAATGTagaagttattaatattcaccAAGGATTTA GTAATGGGGATATAATTGTTACATTACTCCctgtaaatacaaatttgcCATGGATTACACCAGCTCAGTTCAGACCAGAATTGGTTCCAGAGGAATTAATGGCTCAAGGGTTAACA TTGACAGTGGAGGAGTATGTTCATGCAATGGAATTACTGGTGAATGATGCCCGGTTTACCCTATATAACATTTGTTACAAGAGAGTACTTGTTTGTTGGATCACAATAGCATTTATAGTACTTCTCAGCTTGCTATTCTCAGGCCTGACTGGACTTACACTATTTAGCCTTGGCGTGGTGTGGTTGATTTTAAATGCATTGGCAATTTTTGTCTGCATGTGGATCAAGTTAAGACTTTCAAAAGGATTAGAGAGATGTTTAGCAAGTGTAAATAAGCTGctcattaaacataaattgatTCTTGCTTTAGATGATAGAGGAAAATTATCCTGCCACAAAGTTCATCTTTGTTTTCTGTATTTTGACTCTGAACCTTGTATTTCTCATATTCAACAATTTATTGCTAGTGAAGAAGGGAAAACTATTATTCAAGGCTGGGAACAGAAGTTGGATGTTCAAGCAACTGATATTGTAATACGAGGAAGTCAAACTACAAGGTTGTCAAGAAAACAG GATATGGGCGAGCAAGTGTACCTTCGTTACCTCCAGCGTTGGGGCAAGGACTTTTTGCGTCGCAGACTTGACTGGACTTTAGATGAGGAAGGAGGAAATCCTACTGCCCCTCGGCACTTATCCCGGGCCCTTTGTCCTTGTCAATATGTTGAAGAAATCTTACGCAACAAAGAACCCAAAGATACTCGGGCCTGTTGTGTGTCATGCAACAATTGGTTAAGGCGAAGAGGTCTTGATTGA
- the LOC110999094 gene encoding glycerophosphocholine phosphodiesterase GPCPD1 isoform X2, with amino-acid sequence MSVPPPKKQEVTSQSWLFSVTVPNILSKEKVFITGSTAELGEWDFKSIVALNHDESTNIWSKSIVIPNTHDVFYRYIACVINEETNKVTVNRWENHVGPRVIKESMLHPVIDSFGDYDGKQNLIRGWLTSQNLVQLKFFNNPLKLKSRLNDRVVQIKVTPVKLSFGVEPHIEDSSLSADTLDTEPPAGVSVEVATLDNDLLLCSLQPQEQFGREYKTNDTLIVNINVPNPQSIAYLIDFYTYSHRASDEDPPCHIGYTYVLPNMLRPSEGCLELPVTCNIKHRPLGTINFDYLIIQPMEENLNNFEVSYAKHWHPAWTGLEVGHRGLGASFKTKEGNAIRENTIASLKKAAASGADMLEFDVQLSKDMIPVIYHDFHVCISMKRKREVDYSEMLELPVKDLTLEHLQKLKVYHLVEGRNHETLFYDEDLEEHQPFPTLEHTLKSLDEHVGFNIELKWTMELKDGTFELNNPFDMNTYVDKVLEVVLKYASNRRIVFSCFNPDICTMVRYKQNKYPVMFLTIGVSQKYPPYRDPRCLSIRAAVQNAISSDILGIVVHTEDLLRDPTQVKLATDAGLVIFCWGDDNNDKNTIKKLKEMGLHAVIYDKLDQYITKEVKESIFLMEARDSQREIMRLAALDALPTTDSSSVASPCESSRPYLNLAVREKLAQRSTVTSLESLASSIEIRDDASDRNLKRNRDLVMNIEKESQVKEQRNSFLGLFPAGDSKGSPKKTRKEN; translated from the exons ATGTCTGTACCACCGCCAAAGAAACAGGAAGTAACTTCTCAATCATGGTTGTTTTCTGTAACTGTACCAAATATATTATCcaaagaaaaagtatttataacagGAAGCACTGCTGAACTTGGTGAGTGGGATTTCAAAAGTATTGTTGCTTTAAATCACGATGAAAGTACTAACATATGGTCTAAATCCATCGTTATACCCAACACTCACGATGTATTCTATCGCTACATAGCGTGTGTGATTAATGaagaaacaaacaaagttaCTGTCAATCGTTGGGAGAACCATGTTGGACCTAGAGTCATTAAAGAAAGCATGTTACATCCTGTTATTGATAGTTTTGGTGACTATGATGGTAAACAGAATCTTATTAGGGGCTGGCTAACATCGCAAAATCTTGtacaattaaagttttttaacaaTCCTTTAAAACTTAAGAGTCGTCTAAATGACAGAGTGGTTCAGATAAAAGTAACACCAGTAAAGTTAAGTTTTGGCGTTGAGCCTCATATTGAAGATTCCTCATTGAGTGCTGATACCTTGGATACTGAACCTCCAGCTGGGGTCTCTGTAGAAGTTGCTACATTAGACAATGATCTATTACTCTGCTCCCTGCAGCCCCAGGAGCAGTTTGGTCGGGAATATAAAACCAATGACACTCTAatagtaaacataaatgttccTAATCCCCAAAGTATTGCATatcttattgatttttatacatatagccATAGAGCATCAGATGAAGACCCACCATGTCATATTGGATATACATATGTGCTTCCAAACATGCTTCGACCGTCTGAAGGCTGTTTAGAACTCCCAGTTACATGTAACATTAAACATCGCCCTCTTGGcacaattaattttgattacttaataatacaacCTATGGAGGagaatctaaataattttgaagtgTCATATGCCAAACATTGGCATCCGGCTTGGACTGGACTTGAAGTTGGACACAGGGGACTCGGAGCCAGCTTTAAAACTAAAga gGGTAATGCAATTAGAGAAAATACAATAGCTTCTCTTAAGAAGGCAGCTGCTAGCGGAGCAGACATGCTTGAATTTGATGTGCAACTTAGTAAAGACATGATACCAGTCATATATCATGACTTTCATGTGTGTATTTCCATGAAACGAAAAAGAGAAGTAGATTACTCTGAGATGCTTGAATTGCCTGTTAAAGACTTGACCTTGGAGCACCTACAAAAGCTTAAG gTCTATCACTTAGTTGAAGGTCGAAATCACGAAACTCTGTTTTATGATGAAGATTTAGAAGAACATCAACCATTTCCAACTCTAGAGCATACCCTTAAGTCACTAGATGAACATGTAGGCTTTAATATTGAACTCAAATGGACAATGGAGTTGAAAGATGGAACATTTGAATTGAACAATCCATTTGACATGAATACATATGTTGATAAG GTGTTGGAAGTTGTTTTGAAATATGCTAGCAATCGTCGCATCGTATTCTCTTGTTTTAATCCAGATATTTGCACAATGGTGCggtacaaacaaaacaaatacccAGTGATGTTCTTAACCATT ggTGTATCGCAAAAATATCCCCCATACCGAGATCCAAGATGCCTATCCATCCGAGCGGCCGTTCAAAATGCAATAAGTTCCGACATTCTCGGTATCGTGGTTCACACTGAAGACTTGCTCAGGGATCCAACACAG GTTAAGTTGGCAACCGATGCTGGTCTAGTAATATTTTGCTGGGGCGACGATAACAATGACaagaatacaattaaaaagctaaaagAGATGGGTCTACATGCCGTTATCTATGACAAACTGGATCAGTACATTACCAAGGAAGTTAAG GAAAGCATTTTTCTTATGGAGGCCCGTGACTCGCAAAGGGAAATAATGCGCCTTGCTGCGCTCGACGCACTTCCTACCACAGACAGTTCCTCTGTGGCAAGTCCTTGCGAATCATCTCGGCCTTACCTTAATCTTGCTGTCCGGGAAAAACTAGCACAACGATCAACAGTCACTTCTCTAGAGTCGCTAGCTTCATCTATAGAGATCCGAGATGACGCTTCCGACAGGAATCTAAAGCGAAATCGTGACTTAGTTATGAACATTGAAAAAGAATCGCAAGTGAAGGAACAGCGAAATTCGTTTTTGGGCCTTTTCCCCGCCGGTGATTCTAAGGGTTCACCCAAAAAGACgcgtaaagaaaattaa
- the LOC110999094 gene encoding glycerophosphocholine phosphodiesterase GPCPD1 isoform X3, with translation MLRPSEGCLELPVTCNIKHRPLGTINFDYLIIQPMEENLNNFEVSYAKHWHPAWTGLEVGHRGLGASFKTKEGNAIRENTIASLKKAAASGADMLEFDVQLSKDMIPVIYHDFHVCISMKRKREVDYSEMLELPVKDLTLEHLQKLKVYHLVEGRNHETLFYDEDLEEHQPFPTLEHTLKSLDEHVGFNIELKWTMELKDGTFELNNPFDMNTYVDKVLEVVLKYASNRRIVFSCFNPDICTMVRYKQNKYPVMFLTIGVSQKYPPYRDPRCLSIRAAVQNAISSDILGIVVHTEDLLRDPTQVKLATDAGLVIFCWGDDNNDKNTIKKLKEMGLHAVIYDKLDQYITKEVKESIFLMEARDSQREIMRLAALDALPTTDSSSVASPCESSRPYLNLAVREKLAQRSTVTSLESLASSIEIRDDASDRNLKRNRDLVMNIEKESQVKEQRNSFLGLFPAGDSKGSPKKTRKEN, from the exons ATGCTTCGACCGTCTGAAGGCTGTTTAGAACTCCCAGTTACATGTAACATTAAACATCGCCCTCTTGGcacaattaattttgattacttaataatacaacCTATGGAGGagaatctaaataattttgaagtgTCATATGCCAAACATTGGCATCCGGCTTGGACTGGACTTGAAGTTGGACACAGGGGACTCGGAGCCAGCTTTAAAACTAAAga gGGTAATGCAATTAGAGAAAATACAATAGCTTCTCTTAAGAAGGCAGCTGCTAGCGGAGCAGACATGCTTGAATTTGATGTGCAACTTAGTAAAGACATGATACCAGTCATATATCATGACTTTCATGTGTGTATTTCCATGAAACGAAAAAGAGAAGTAGATTACTCTGAGATGCTTGAATTGCCTGTTAAAGACTTGACCTTGGAGCACCTACAAAAGCTTAAG gTCTATCACTTAGTTGAAGGTCGAAATCACGAAACTCTGTTTTATGATGAAGATTTAGAAGAACATCAACCATTTCCAACTCTAGAGCATACCCTTAAGTCACTAGATGAACATGTAGGCTTTAATATTGAACTCAAATGGACAATGGAGTTGAAAGATGGAACATTTGAATTGAACAATCCATTTGACATGAATACATATGTTGATAAG GTGTTGGAAGTTGTTTTGAAATATGCTAGCAATCGTCGCATCGTATTCTCTTGTTTTAATCCAGATATTTGCACAATGGTGCggtacaaacaaaacaaatacccAGTGATGTTCTTAACCATT ggTGTATCGCAAAAATATCCCCCATACCGAGATCCAAGATGCCTATCCATCCGAGCGGCCGTTCAAAATGCAATAAGTTCCGACATTCTCGGTATCGTGGTTCACACTGAAGACTTGCTCAGGGATCCAACACAG GTTAAGTTGGCAACCGATGCTGGTCTAGTAATATTTTGCTGGGGCGACGATAACAATGACaagaatacaattaaaaagctaaaagAGATGGGTCTACATGCCGTTATCTATGACAAACTGGATCAGTACATTACCAAGGAAGTTAAG GAAAGCATTTTTCTTATGGAGGCCCGTGACTCGCAAAGGGAAATAATGCGCCTTGCTGCGCTCGACGCACTTCCTACCACAGACAGTTCCTCTGTGGCAAGTCCTTGCGAATCATCTCGGCCTTACCTTAATCTTGCTGTCCGGGAAAAACTAGCACAACGATCAACAGTCACTTCTCTAGAGTCGCTAGCTTCATCTATAGAGATCCGAGATGACGCTTCCGACAGGAATCTAAAGCGAAATCGTGACTTAGTTATGAACATTGAAAAAGAATCGCAAGTGAAGGAACAGCGAAATTCGTTTTTGGGCCTTTTCCCCGCCGGTGATTCTAAGGGTTCACCCAAAAAGACgcgtaaagaaaattaa
- the LOC110999094 gene encoding glycerophosphocholine phosphodiesterase GPCPD1 isoform X1 — protein MQRWFFLDERSRKQRLKIPKRMSVPPPKKQEVTSQSWLFSVTVPNILSKEKVFITGSTAELGEWDFKSIVALNHDESTNIWSKSIVIPNTHDVFYRYIACVINEETNKVTVNRWENHVGPRVIKESMLHPVIDSFGDYDGKQNLIRGWLTSQNLVQLKFFNNPLKLKSRLNDRVVQIKVTPVKLSFGVEPHIEDSSLSADTLDTEPPAGVSVEVATLDNDLLLCSLQPQEQFGREYKTNDTLIVNINVPNPQSIAYLIDFYTYSHRASDEDPPCHIGYTYVLPNMLRPSEGCLELPVTCNIKHRPLGTINFDYLIIQPMEENLNNFEVSYAKHWHPAWTGLEVGHRGLGASFKTKEGNAIRENTIASLKKAAASGADMLEFDVQLSKDMIPVIYHDFHVCISMKRKREVDYSEMLELPVKDLTLEHLQKLKVYHLVEGRNHETLFYDEDLEEHQPFPTLEHTLKSLDEHVGFNIELKWTMELKDGTFELNNPFDMNTYVDKVLEVVLKYASNRRIVFSCFNPDICTMVRYKQNKYPVMFLTIGVSQKYPPYRDPRCLSIRAAVQNAISSDILGIVVHTEDLLRDPTQVKLATDAGLVIFCWGDDNNDKNTIKKLKEMGLHAVIYDKLDQYITKEVKESIFLMEARDSQREIMRLAALDALPTTDSSSVASPCESSRPYLNLAVREKLAQRSTVTSLESLASSIEIRDDASDRNLKRNRDLVMNIEKESQVKEQRNSFLGLFPAGDSKGSPKKTRKEN, from the exons ATGCAACGTTGGTTTTTTTTAGATGAACGTAGTAGAAAACAGAGATTAAAAATTCCAAAGAGAATGTCTGTACCACCGCCAAAGAAACAGGAAGTAACTTCTCAATCATGGTTGTTTTCTGTAACTGTACCAAATATATTATCcaaagaaaaagtatttataacagGAAGCACTGCTGAACTTGGTGAGTGGGATTTCAAAAGTATTGTTGCTTTAAATCACGATGAAAGTACTAACATATGGTCTAAATCCATCGTTATACCCAACACTCACGATGTATTCTATCGCTACATAGCGTGTGTGATTAATGaagaaacaaacaaagttaCTGTCAATCGTTGGGAGAACCATGTTGGACCTAGAGTCATTAAAGAAAGCATGTTACATCCTGTTATTGATAGTTTTGGTGACTATGATGGTAAACAGAATCTTATTAGGGGCTGGCTAACATCGCAAAATCTTGtacaattaaagttttttaacaaTCCTTTAAAACTTAAGAGTCGTCTAAATGACAGAGTGGTTCAGATAAAAGTAACACCAGTAAAGTTAAGTTTTGGCGTTGAGCCTCATATTGAAGATTCCTCATTGAGTGCTGATACCTTGGATACTGAACCTCCAGCTGGGGTCTCTGTAGAAGTTGCTACATTAGACAATGATCTATTACTCTGCTCCCTGCAGCCCCAGGAGCAGTTTGGTCGGGAATATAAAACCAATGACACTCTAatagtaaacataaatgttccTAATCCCCAAAGTATTGCATatcttattgatttttatacatatagccATAGAGCATCAGATGAAGACCCACCATGTCATATTGGATATACATATGTGCTTCCAAACATGCTTCGACCGTCTGAAGGCTGTTTAGAACTCCCAGTTACATGTAACATTAAACATCGCCCTCTTGGcacaattaattttgattacttaataatacaacCTATGGAGGagaatctaaataattttgaagtgTCATATGCCAAACATTGGCATCCGGCTTGGACTGGACTTGAAGTTGGACACAGGGGACTCGGAGCCAGCTTTAAAACTAAAga gGGTAATGCAATTAGAGAAAATACAATAGCTTCTCTTAAGAAGGCAGCTGCTAGCGGAGCAGACATGCTTGAATTTGATGTGCAACTTAGTAAAGACATGATACCAGTCATATATCATGACTTTCATGTGTGTATTTCCATGAAACGAAAAAGAGAAGTAGATTACTCTGAGATGCTTGAATTGCCTGTTAAAGACTTGACCTTGGAGCACCTACAAAAGCTTAAG gTCTATCACTTAGTTGAAGGTCGAAATCACGAAACTCTGTTTTATGATGAAGATTTAGAAGAACATCAACCATTTCCAACTCTAGAGCATACCCTTAAGTCACTAGATGAACATGTAGGCTTTAATATTGAACTCAAATGGACAATGGAGTTGAAAGATGGAACATTTGAATTGAACAATCCATTTGACATGAATACATATGTTGATAAG GTGTTGGAAGTTGTTTTGAAATATGCTAGCAATCGTCGCATCGTATTCTCTTGTTTTAATCCAGATATTTGCACAATGGTGCggtacaaacaaaacaaatacccAGTGATGTTCTTAACCATT ggTGTATCGCAAAAATATCCCCCATACCGAGATCCAAGATGCCTATCCATCCGAGCGGCCGTTCAAAATGCAATAAGTTCCGACATTCTCGGTATCGTGGTTCACACTGAAGACTTGCTCAGGGATCCAACACAG GTTAAGTTGGCAACCGATGCTGGTCTAGTAATATTTTGCTGGGGCGACGATAACAATGACaagaatacaattaaaaagctaaaagAGATGGGTCTACATGCCGTTATCTATGACAAACTGGATCAGTACATTACCAAGGAAGTTAAG GAAAGCATTTTTCTTATGGAGGCCCGTGACTCGCAAAGGGAAATAATGCGCCTTGCTGCGCTCGACGCACTTCCTACCACAGACAGTTCCTCTGTGGCAAGTCCTTGCGAATCATCTCGGCCTTACCTTAATCTTGCTGTCCGGGAAAAACTAGCACAACGATCAACAGTCACTTCTCTAGAGTCGCTAGCTTCATCTATAGAGATCCGAGATGACGCTTCCGACAGGAATCTAAAGCGAAATCGTGACTTAGTTATGAACATTGAAAAAGAATCGCAAGTGAAGGAACAGCGAAATTCGTTTTTGGGCCTTTTCCCCGCCGGTGATTCTAAGGGTTCACCCAAAAAGACgcgtaaagaaaattaa
- the LOC110999104 gene encoding transmembrane protein 268 isoform X2 — translation MSNIEETEIGSSEVNGNVVNENKRTEWVKFDDEDKDPATGNGIAVNSQPGPSANIGVPAVLNTESVQVNLERNDKNLETVSPHKKNVEVINIHQGFSNGDIIVTLLPVNTNLPWITPAQFRPELVPEELMAQGLTLTVEEYVHAMELLVNDARFTLYNICYKRVLVCWITIAFIVLLSLLFSGLTGLTLFSLGVVWLILNALAIFVCMWIKLRLSKGLERCLASVNKLLIKHKLILALDDRGKLSCHKVHLCFLYFDSEPCISHIQQFIASEEGKTIIQGWEQKLDVQATDIVIRGSQTTRLSRKQERGALLYVRYVGRWGAHAMKNRLNLSSFSPGRHGEKFVCPCQFIEEHLKTKPPAGLAKYFTLPNQSIHV, via the exons ATGAGTAATATAGAAGAAACAGAAATTGGTTCTTCAGAAGTTAATGGAAATGTAgtcaatgaaaataaaagaacgGAATGGGTAAAGTTTGATGATGAAGATAAAGACCCAGCTACCGGTAATGGTATAGCAGTTAATTCACAACCAGGACCATCTGCGAATATAGGAGTGCCTGCGGTATTAAACACGGAATCTGTTCAAGTGAATTTAGAGcgaaatgataaaaatttagaGACAGTAAGCCCTCATAAGAAAAATGTagaagttattaatattcaccAAGGATTTA GTAATGGGGATATAATTGTTACATTACTCCctgtaaatacaaatttgcCATGGATTACACCAGCTCAGTTCAGACCAGAATTGGTTCCAGAGGAATTAATGGCTCAAGGGTTAACA TTGACAGTGGAGGAGTATGTTCATGCAATGGAATTACTGGTGAATGATGCCCGGTTTACCCTATATAACATTTGTTACAAGAGAGTACTTGTTTGTTGGATCACAATAGCATTTATAGTACTTCTCAGCTTGCTATTCTCAGGCCTGACTGGACTTACACTATTTAGCCTTGGCGTGGTGTGGTTGATTTTAAATGCATTGGCAATTTTTGTCTGCATGTGGATCAAGTTAAGACTTTCAAAAGGATTAGAGAGATGTTTAGCAAGTGTAAATAAGCTGctcattaaacataaattgatTCTTGCTTTAGATGATAGAGGAAAATTATCCTGCCACAAAGTTCATCTTTGTTTTCTGTATTTTGACTCTGAACCTTGTATTTCTCATATTCAACAATTTATTGCTAGTGAAGAAGGGAAAACTATTATTCAAGGCTGGGAACAGAAGTTGGATGTTCAAGCAACTGATATTGTAATACGAGGAAGTCAAACTACAAGGTTGTCAAGAAAACAG gAAAGAGGTGCTCTTCTGTATGTCCGCTATGTAGGCAGATGGGGGGCACATGCAATGAAGAACAGACTTAACCTCAGCAGTTTTTCTCCAGGACGCCACGGAGAAAAATTTGTCTGTCCCTGCCAGTTTATAGAAGAGCATCTCAAAACGAAGCCACCTGCTGGCCTAGCTAAGTACTTTACATTACCTAATCAAAGTATTCACGTGTAA
- the LOC110999100 gene encoding ras-related protein Rab-24 has translation MAIVKTPVLKVILCGEYGVGKSSIFRRFINNSFLPNADRRSTLGLDHFEKLYQVGDKEVKLQLWDTGGMERIASVTSSYYKFAEAAILVFSLDNISSFHVLSQHLLDIVTYAENAKIYLCGNKSDLEGTSPQVTDADIETFCEQCHNLISSIYKTTCKTGKGIEEMFRDIASQLVEANRSRIELQALDHNSFKISQPESPEEPSCSC, from the exons atggcTATCGTTAAAACTCCGGTTTTAAAAGTGATTTTATGTGGTGAATATGGTGTGGGCAAAAGTTCTATATTTCGAcgattcataaataattcgtTCCTACCAAATGCTGATAGGCGATCTACTTTGGGACTTGATCATTTCGAGAAACTATATCAAGTTGGTGACAAGGAAGTCAAG TTGCAGTTATGGGATACTGGAGGAATGGAAAGAATTGCTTCAGTGACATCAAGTTATTACAAATTTGCTGAAGCAGCAATTTTAGTGTTTTCTTTGGATAATATTTCTTCGTTTCATGTATTGAGTCAACATTTGTTAGATATTGTGACTTATGCAGAGAATGCAAAAATTTATCTATGTGGAAATAAGTCTGATCTTGAAGGGACATCACCACAAGTAACTGATGCTGATATTGAAACTTTTTG CGAACAATGTCACAATCTTATTAGTAgcatttataaaacaacatgCAAAACTGGAAAAGGCATAGAAGAGATGTTTAGAGATATTGCCTCACAACTTGTAGAAGCAAATCGTTCAAGAATTGAGCTCCAAGCTTTAGACCacaacagttttaaaatatctcaaCCTGAATCTCCTGAGGAACCATCATGCAGTTGCTGA